One part of the Sphaerochaeta sp. genome encodes these proteins:
- a CDS encoding efflux RND transporter permease subunit, producing MSGARFAIKHPVVVAMLLIVLVAFGCYSLYDQNIAFMSDVNLPSIIVYTIYPGAAAKDVERDVTKILEDQFVTLPNYKSMDSVSEDSVSFIQVYYQDDVDPYDQLQEIRYRISTLENQLPDNLQGEPQALVGAASMIPAILFTVDGGEDTARVTQYISDTLRPKINQISGVSDIAVYGGKNLEAQVTLRSKDLVSKGISVLQVYQMLQSANSELPLGSGTYKGRTINLRYEGSFSSVKELENLTVGADDDGNLIKLSDVADVSLGYPKPESEVNSNGKDLLLVSVSNRTDGNIVKICDAVKRILKEEEASTGGAVKFTVINDYSETTKASLSTVVESGILGVVMAVLVIWLFLMDARMTLIIGLSIPLSVLFTLVGMRIMHISLNLMSLSGLVIALGMVVDASIVMLEEVYRHYRTRTMPLDECIIKGSDEVTSSILASTVTTIVVFVPVAMLQGLVGMILREVAETLILAMIGSFLVAVLFVPFFLKKLLREECPQTNGHSIDRGMVHLEGHYQKWLTWSMDNKGFIFLFSIALLVVTIFVSQKLGIAFIPSTDNGDFYVDMTFPEGYSLDRTEAKTAVAEKIVRNAVPEMKNLVAFQGESEGMSFLGNQSNSAYFYINLVPVKERDRTVRQIMLAVQKELEDQIPDCTVKVKNGGFDKLLSYASGGGGYGITLVSEDMDKLYAEASRVEAQLRTDPSVVETEMDTSFDTYSVIISMVQDYMASLGVSSVEAGLTTRILFSGVDGGRFTTPDGSRYTIKLRSDLMDKPVTLDRLSGVQVKSLGGTMVDFTNLGQFTVQNSVSAINHTDRAKTITVSATLVSEDALPVTTRMDQYLAEHPLADGVTSQRGGIGALIADSIPSMIRALVIAWFLVYTVMVLQFERFRQPFIIMLTIPFCVIGVVVGLLLFGSTLSLLSLLGLISLGGVVVNNGIILIDYVNQYRSWNPIKEGEDERVHLKRMIAKGASTRLRPIFMTTLTTMLGVVPMAIAKGEGSELYAPLGQAIAGGLFTSTLITLFLIPTMYYITEERVLKKQEKKRHETT from the coding sequence GTGAGCGGCGCTCGGTTTGCCATCAAACACCCCGTGGTGGTCGCCATGCTGTTGATCGTCCTGGTGGCGTTCGGCTGTTACAGCCTGTACGACCAGAACATCGCGTTCATGAGCGACGTGAACCTCCCGTCCATCATTGTGTACACCATCTATCCCGGGGCCGCCGCCAAGGATGTGGAACGGGACGTCACCAAGATTCTGGAAGACCAGTTCGTCACGCTTCCCAACTACAAGTCGATGGATTCCGTCTCAGAGGATTCGGTAAGCTTCATCCAGGTGTACTACCAGGATGACGTCGACCCGTACGACCAGTTGCAGGAGATTCGTTACCGTATCTCTACCCTGGAGAACCAGCTTCCGGACAACCTGCAGGGGGAACCCCAGGCGCTGGTTGGCGCCGCTTCGATGATTCCTGCCATCCTGTTTACCGTGGACGGTGGGGAGGATACCGCACGGGTTACCCAGTACATTTCCGATACCCTCCGGCCGAAGATCAACCAGATCTCCGGGGTGTCGGACATCGCCGTGTACGGCGGGAAGAATCTTGAGGCGCAGGTGACGCTGCGGAGCAAGGATCTGGTCAGCAAGGGCATCAGCGTGCTGCAGGTCTACCAGATGCTGCAGTCGGCCAACTCCGAGTTGCCGTTGGGTTCCGGCACGTACAAGGGGAGGACGATCAACCTGCGCTATGAAGGATCGTTCTCCAGCGTCAAGGAACTGGAAAACCTGACCGTCGGGGCGGATGATGACGGCAATTTGATCAAACTCAGCGACGTGGCTGATGTCTCTCTTGGCTATCCCAAGCCTGAGAGCGAGGTGAACAGCAACGGAAAGGATCTGTTGCTTGTTTCCGTCTCCAACCGTACCGACGGCAACATCGTCAAGATTTGTGATGCGGTGAAGCGGATCCTCAAAGAAGAAGAGGCATCCACCGGCGGGGCGGTGAAGTTCACCGTGATCAACGACTACAGCGAGACGACCAAGGCATCGCTGTCCACCGTGGTGGAAAGCGGCATCCTCGGCGTCGTCATGGCTGTCCTGGTCATCTGGCTGTTCCTGATGGACGCCCGGATGACCCTCATCATCGGCCTGTCCATCCCGCTGTCCGTCCTGTTCACGCTGGTCGGCATGCGGATCATGCACATCTCGTTGAACCTGATGAGCCTCTCCGGTCTGGTCATCGCCCTCGGCATGGTGGTGGATGCGTCCATCGTCATGCTGGAAGAGGTGTACCGTCATTACCGCACCCGGACGATGCCGCTGGATGAGTGCATCATCAAGGGAAGCGACGAGGTCACCTCGTCGATCCTTGCCTCGACGGTGACCACCATCGTGGTGTTCGTCCCGGTTGCCATGCTGCAGGGGCTGGTCGGCATGATCCTCCGGGAAGTGGCCGAAACCTTGATCCTTGCCATGATCGGCTCGTTCCTCGTCGCCGTACTGTTCGTACCGTTCTTTTTGAAGAAACTCCTTCGCGAGGAATGTCCCCAGACGAATGGGCACTCCATCGACCGGGGGATGGTTCATCTGGAGGGACATTACCAAAAGTGGCTTACCTGGAGCATGGATAACAAAGGGTTTATCTTCCTGTTCTCCATCGCGCTCCTTGTCGTCACCATCTTTGTCTCGCAGAAGCTGGGCATCGCGTTCATTCCGTCCACGGACAACGGGGACTTCTATGTGGACATGACGTTCCCCGAGGGGTACAGCTTGGATCGAACGGAGGCGAAGACCGCCGTCGCCGAGAAGATCGTCCGGAACGCCGTGCCGGAGATGAAGAACCTGGTGGCGTTCCAGGGAGAATCAGAGGGGATGAGTTTTCTGGGGAACCAGAGCAACTCAGCCTATTTCTACATCAATCTGGTGCCGGTCAAGGAACGGGACCGTACGGTGCGGCAGATCATGCTGGCCGTTCAGAAAGAGCTGGAGGACCAGATCCCGGACTGCACCGTCAAGGTGAAGAACGGAGGGTTTGATAAGCTGCTCAGCTACGCTTCCGGTGGCGGGGGATACGGCATCACGCTGGTCAGCGAGGATATGGACAAGCTGTACGCCGAGGCAAGCAGGGTGGAGGCGCAGCTCCGCACCGATCCTTCCGTCGTGGAGACGGAGATGGATACGTCGTTTGATACGTACAGTGTGATCATCTCCATGGTGCAGGACTACATGGCGAGCCTGGGAGTCTCCAGCGTGGAGGCGGGACTTACCACCCGCATTTTGTTCAGCGGGGTGGACGGGGGACGGTTCACCACGCCGGATGGCTCACGGTATACGATAAAGCTGCGCAGTGACTTGATGGACAAGCCGGTGACGTTGGATCGTCTCTCCGGGGTGCAGGTCAAATCGTTGGGTGGGACGATGGTCGACTTCACCAATCTGGGACAGTTCACCGTCCAGAACAGTGTCAGCGCCATCAACCACACCGATCGGGCGAAGACCATCACGGTGAGCGCCACGTTGGTGAGCGAGGATGCCCTCCCGGTGACCACCCGGATGGACCAGTACCTTGCCGAGCATCCACTGGCCGACGGGGTGACCAGTCAGCGGGGCGGCATCGGTGCCTTGATCGCCGATTCCATCCCGTCGATGATCCGTGCTCTGGTCATCGCGTGGTTCCTTGTCTACACCGTCATGGTGCTGCAGTTCGAGCGGTTCCGCCAGCCGTTCATCATCATGCTGACCATTCCGTTCTGCGTCATCGGTGTGGTGGTGGGGCTTTTGTTGTTCGGTTCCACCCTCAGTCTGCTCTCCCTGCTCGGCTTGATCTCCCTGGGAGGCGTGGTGGTGAACAATGGCATCATTTTGATCGACTACGTCAACCAGTACCGGTCGTGGAATCCGATCAAGGAAGGTGAGGACGAGAGGGTCCATCTGAAGCGGATGATCGCAAAAGGGGCATCCACCCGGCTCCGCCCGATCTTCATGACCACGCTGACCACCATGCTGGGGGTCGTGCCGATGGCGATCGCCAAAGGAGAGGGATCGGAACTGTACGCCCCGCTGGGGCAGGCCATCGCCGGAGGACTCTTCACCTCGACGTTGATCACGCTGTTCCTTATCCCGACGATGTATTACATTACAGAAGAACGAGTTCTGAAGAAACAGGAGAAGAAGCGGCATGAAACGACATAG
- a CDS encoding biotin/lipoyl-binding protein has translation MGKRARWFFVFLRFLVLFLALGAALYLVNRYVGRKPTTYVSPAPLVQLGTPQARDIAREVTLSSHVEAKAMIPVVPLVAGTVVEYDAEVGKQVNEGDVIAVIDDEPYRQQMLQAQAAVPCRGQDLPAGEEPV, from the coding sequence ATGGGTAAACGCGCCAGATGGTTTTTCGTATTCCTCCGGTTTCTGGTGCTGTTCCTTGCCTTGGGGGCTGCCCTGTATCTGGTCAACCGGTACGTCGGGCGGAAACCCACCACGTACGTTTCTCCCGCTCCGTTGGTGCAACTGGGGACGCCCCAGGCTCGGGATATTGCACGGGAAGTGACGCTTTCCAGCCATGTGGAGGCCAAGGCAATGATTCCGGTCGTCCCTTTGGTCGCCGGAACGGTGGTGGAATATGACGCCGAAGTGGGCAAACAGGTCAACGAAGGTGATGTGATCGCCGTCATCGACGATGAGCCGTACCGGCAGCAGATGCTCCAGGCCCAGGCGGCCGTTCCTTGCCGCGGACAAGACCTACCAGCGGGTGAAGAGCCTGTATGA
- the manA gene encoding mannose-6-phosphate isomerase, class I — protein sequence MKVKKLSGVIKPYDWGKTDFLPSLLGIPADGTCKAEYWMGSHPSGDATLEDGTPLSTYLALHPEACFGSEHIKRFGPFLPFLFKVLAIQKPLSIQCHPTTEQARRGWAKEASLRASDPDHTHWDYQDANQKAEVLYALTPVTAMCGFRPFEEIVAELSPLMPRSFATRFKNLPSGDAGLRELFTTLYTMDKKELSSLIGEYVEGLKRSSLPFATADGRFLEAKGIVLSCLESYPVDPGLFCPFLLHVVHLEPGEALFLKPDTLHAYVLGDGMETDELQ from the coding sequence ATGAAGGTGAAAAAGCTCTCCGGCGTCATCAAGCCGTACGACTGGGGTAAGACAGATTTCCTTCCGTCCCTGCTGGGGATTCCCGCGGACGGAACGTGCAAGGCCGAGTACTGGATGGGAAGCCATCCCTCCGGGGACGCCACCTTGGAAGACGGAACGCCGCTTTCCACCTATCTGGCCTTGCATCCCGAAGCGTGTTTTGGTTCGGAGCACATCAAACGCTTTGGTCCGTTCCTGCCATTCCTGTTCAAGGTGCTCGCCATCCAGAAACCGCTGTCCATCCAATGCCATCCCACCACGGAACAAGCCCGGCGTGGCTGGGCGAAAGAAGCCTCGCTTCGCGCCTCCGATCCTGACCATACCCATTGGGATTACCAGGACGCCAACCAGAAGGCGGAAGTGCTGTACGCCCTCACGCCGGTGACGGCGATGTGCGGGTTCCGTCCGTTTGAAGAAATCGTCGCTGAGCTTTCCCCGTTGATGCCCCGCTCGTTCGCCACCCGGTTCAAGAACCTTCCGTCGGGGGACGCCGGACTGCGGGAACTGTTCACCACCCTGTACACGATGGACAAGAAAGAGCTCTCCTCGTTGATCGGTGAATACGTGGAAGGATTGAAACGATCCTCCTTGCCGTTCGCCACGGCGGACGGCCGGTTCCTGGAGGCCAAAGGGATCGTGCTTTCCTGCCTGGAATCCTATCCCGTCGACCCCGGGCTGTTCTGTCCGTTCCTGCTCCATGTGGTGCACCTGGAACCAGGCGAAGCGCTGTTCCTCAAGCCGGATACGCTGCACGCCTACGTGCTGGGTGACGGCATGGAGACTGATGAGCTCCAGTGA
- a CDS encoding DUF4143 domain-containing protein: MIRRSDGSGCWGDQGSSSFVPYANNLLKRAIKAPKLYFSDTGLVAYLTRYQSAQTLSSGALNGAILENYVVSEIRKIYQNSAKECSFWYYRDKDGHEIDLLIEQDGVLNPIEIKRTYNPAPN, encoded by the coding sequence ATGATACGGCGAAGCGATGGATCGGGGTGCTGGGGGGATCAGGGATCTTCTTCCTTCGTCCCGTATGCCAATAATCTGCTTAAGCGGGCCATCAAGGCGCCGAAGCTGTACTTCTCGGATACCGGGCTTGTCGCCTACCTGACGCGCTATCAAAGCGCCCAGACGCTCTCAAGCGGTGCCCTGAATGGCGCGATCCTTGAGAACTATGTGGTGAGCGAGATACGGAAAATCTATCAGAACAGCGCTAAGGAATGTTCCTTCTGGTACTACCGGGACAAGGATGGCCATGAGATTGACCTCCTGATCGAGCAGGATGGGGTGCTGAATCCCATCGAGATCAAACGGACGTACAACCCCGCCCCGAATTGA
- a CDS encoding purine-nucleoside phosphorylase, whose translation MATGMGEGSIGIYSYELYTSYDVNAIIRIGTCGGYQNSIQVGDLIAAMSASTDGGYAGQYRLDGTFSPCADYGLLVGAMDAAGKKGYSIHAGMVFSSEYFSSYHAFPDSWKAWARMGALAQDMETYALYCNAAWTGKKALSILTMTDNLVTEESFKDEERMPGMGRMIEVALEVARGVR comes from the coding sequence ATGGCCACCGGGATGGGGGAAGGTTCCATTGGAATCTACAGTTATGAGCTGTACACCTCCTACGATGTAAATGCCATCATCCGGATCGGTACCTGTGGCGGGTATCAGAACTCCATCCAGGTGGGCGATCTCATCGCCGCGATGAGCGCCTCCACCGATGGCGGCTACGCCGGCCAGTACCGGCTGGACGGGACGTTCAGCCCCTGTGCCGACTATGGTCTCCTTGTCGGCGCCATGGATGCGGCAGGAAAGAAGGGCTATTCCATCCATGCAGGGATGGTGTTCTCCAGCGAGTACTTCTCTTCGTACCACGCGTTCCCGGACAGTTGGAAAGCGTGGGCCCGGATGGGAGCGCTGGCCCAGGATATGGAAACCTACGCGTTGTACTGCAATGCCGCATGGACGGGAAAGAAGGCGCTTTCAATCCTGACGATGACGGACAACCTTGTCACCGAGGAATCGTTCAAGGATGAAGAGCGGATGCCTGGCATGGGCCGGATGATCGAAGTCGCATTGGAGGTCGCCCGTGGTGTTCGCTGA
- a CDS encoding ABC transporter permease: MNQILQSIPTILMIVAPILITAIGGMICERSGVVNIALEGLMGLGGCAAAAAQTLLEASGMSNNLSVFTALVIGALVGCLFSLIHAVAAINLNADQTISGTGINLLATGVTIFASQILFNADRTKEFRLGMHTDKIGMYPSVYIAAVVVILSWFILYKLPFGMHLRACGEHPAAAESVGINVRKIRYIAVLTSGLLGGLAGGCVVLTQTIQYTSATINGRGFIALAAVSFGRWTPLGVTGASLLFGTAQAFTVIATNFPSLKAIPTEVFNLFPYLITLIALVLFSGKNYAPASDGKPYVKGAS; encoded by the coding sequence ATGAACCAGATCCTGCAATCCATTCCGACGATCCTGATGATCGTCGCCCCGATTCTGATCACCGCCATCGGCGGTATGATCTGTGAGCGCAGCGGAGTGGTCAACATCGCCTTGGAAGGCCTGATGGGCCTGGGCGGGTGCGCCGCGGCTGCGGCCCAGACGCTTCTGGAAGCTTCCGGCATGTCCAACAACCTGTCCGTCTTCACCGCCCTGGTGATCGGCGCTCTGGTGGGCTGCCTGTTCTCCCTGATCCACGCCGTGGCGGCCATCAACCTCAACGCAGACCAGACGATCAGCGGTACCGGCATCAACCTGCTGGCCACCGGCGTGACGATTTTCGCCAGCCAGATTTTGTTCAACGCCGACCGGACCAAAGAGTTCCGTCTGGGGATGCATACCGACAAGATTGGGATGTACCCGTCGGTGTACATCGCTGCCGTCGTGGTGATCCTCTCCTGGTTCATCCTGTACAAACTGCCGTTCGGCATGCATCTGCGCGCTTGTGGCGAACATCCTGCCGCAGCCGAGTCGGTGGGCATCAACGTACGGAAGATCCGCTACATCGCCGTACTGACCAGTGGGCTGTTGGGAGGTTTGGCCGGCGGATGCGTCGTGCTGACCCAGACGATCCAGTACACGTCGGCGACGATCAACGGACGGGGCTTCATCGCGTTGGCGGCCGTGTCGTTCGGCCGTTGGACGCCACTGGGGGTCACCGGAGCGTCGCTCCTGTTCGGCACCGCCCAGGCGTTCACCGTCATCGCCACCAACTTCCCGTCGTTGAAGGCCATTCCGACGGAGGTGTTCAACCTCTTCCCGTATTTGATCACCTTGATCGCCCTGGTGCTGTTCAGCGGCAAGAACTACGCGCCGGCCTCGGATGGCAAGCCGTACGTCAAGGGAGCTTCCTGA
- a CDS encoding BMP family protein, with protein sequence MKKITSIVMVLVMAAALFAQGGQEKAAPAQAAGSDKPTIRLMTDATGIDDKSFNAAAWRGIVAFYGDTVANPKGRGTYYDVVTAQSQDMYIPNLQQAADEGYSLICATGFTFADAVQEVANKNPNQKFMIVDVNWLSGDNIMQFIYKEEEGSYLVGKVAALQAKADGITDPKFGFIGGVPGATITKFEMGYIQGIRSVFPNATVFDYYANDWGKPELAKAQAKNWYDNGVYCIFSAAGGTGNGTIAQAKEYRLAGKNVWAIGVDSDQYEDGIYEGKKSAVLTSMVKRVENSTKMALEAVADGTFKGGVVTMGMKEDGVDYSKANPELSADVQAAVDASKADIISGKIKIYGTYKDALAAGAVPAGLAAKDD encoded by the coding sequence ATGAAAAAAATTACTTCGATTGTAATGGTCCTGGTCATGGCCGCGGCGTTGTTCGCCCAGGGTGGTCAGGAAAAAGCGGCGCCCGCACAAGCAGCGGGCAGTGACAAGCCGACCATTCGTCTGATGACGGACGCCACCGGTATTGATGACAAGAGCTTCAACGCCGCCGCGTGGAGAGGCATTGTCGCCTTCTATGGTGACACCGTCGCCAATCCGAAGGGCCGTGGCACGTACTACGATGTGGTTACCGCCCAGTCCCAGGATATGTACATCCCGAACCTGCAGCAGGCCGCCGATGAAGGCTACAGCCTGATCTGCGCCACCGGCTTCACGTTTGCCGATGCGGTTCAGGAAGTCGCCAACAAGAACCCCAACCAGAAGTTCATGATTGTTGATGTCAACTGGCTCTCCGGTGACAACATCATGCAGTTCATCTACAAAGAGGAAGAGGGTTCGTACCTGGTGGGAAAAGTCGCTGCGTTGCAGGCCAAGGCCGATGGCATCACCGATCCGAAGTTCGGATTCATCGGTGGCGTGCCGGGCGCGACGATCACCAAGTTCGAGATGGGCTACATCCAGGGCATCCGCTCGGTGTTCCCCAACGCCACGGTGTTTGACTACTACGCCAACGACTGGGGCAAGCCGGAGCTGGCGAAAGCCCAGGCGAAGAACTGGTATGACAACGGTGTGTACTGCATCTTCTCCGCTGCCGGTGGTACGGGAAACGGCACCATCGCCCAGGCGAAGGAATACCGCTTGGCCGGCAAGAACGTGTGGGCCATCGGTGTTGACTCCGACCAGTACGAAGACGGCATCTACGAAGGGAAGAAATCCGCCGTATTGACCAGTATGGTCAAGCGTGTGGAGAACTCCACCAAGATGGCGTTGGAAGCGGTTGCCGACGGTACCTTCAAGGGTGGCGTCGTCACCATGGGCATGAAGGAAGACGGCGTGGATTATTCCAAGGCCAATCCGGAGCTCTCCGCCGACGTGCAGGCGGCTGTGGATGCTTCCAAGGCTGACATCATCAGCGGGAAGATCAAGATTTACGGAACGTACAAGGATGCGTTGGCCGCGGGTGCTGTGCCTGCTGGTCTTGCAGCCAAGGACGACTGA
- a CDS encoding Crp/Fnr family transcriptional regulator, which produces MDTTVEAMLGANDLLRESGVTAKETQLVSLCRGQTITDQYGGTPQVCLVVKGTISVFSRSEDGHEVLLTVQKQGDLFGVSNLFLKHSLETTLRSKTNATLLLVPKETLRTHLEADMHAMLAYARFCNEKILFLLGRLEALTPRSARSRLIAHILATNKDGVAVIPNKDALAKSLGIGRSSLYRELAHLECARMITAKDAKTYLVDTAVLQAALSDFD; this is translated from the coding sequence ATGGATACGACGGTGGAAGCGATGCTTGGCGCAAATGACCTGCTCAGGGAGAGCGGCGTCACCGCCAAAGAGACACAACTGGTATCACTCTGCAGGGGACAGACCATCACCGACCAGTACGGCGGCACGCCGCAGGTATGCCTGGTCGTCAAAGGGACGATCTCCGTCTTTTCCCGTTCGGAGGACGGACACGAAGTGCTTCTGACAGTACAGAAACAGGGAGACTTGTTCGGGGTGAGCAACCTGTTCCTGAAACACTCGCTGGAGACGACGCTGCGCAGCAAGACCAACGCCACGCTCCTGCTCGTCCCCAAGGAAACGCTCCGCACCCACCTGGAGGCGGACATGCACGCCATGCTGGCCTACGCCCGCTTCTGCAACGAGAAGATCCTGTTCCTGCTGGGGCGGCTGGAAGCGCTGACCCCCCGTTCGGCTCGCAGCCGCCTGATCGCCCACATCCTTGCCACAAACAAGGACGGCGTGGCCGTCATCCCCAACAAGGACGCGCTGGCAAAGAGCCTGGGCATCGGACGCTCGTCGCTGTACCGGGAACTCGCCCATCTGGAATGCGCCCGGATGATCACGGCGAAGGACGCAAAAACCTATCTGGTGGATACCGCGGTGCTGCAAGCCGCGTTGAGTGATTTCGATTGA
- a CDS encoding ABC transporter substrate-binding protein, with product MDIAALPANLASVIYNNTKGKVQVVAINTLGVIYIVEAGNQIHSVADLKGKTIFASGKGATPEYGLNYVLRANGLEPGQGRDH from the coding sequence GTGGACATCGCCGCTCTTCCGGCCAACCTGGCCAGTGTGATCTACAACAACACCAAGGGCAAGGTGCAGGTGGTTGCCATCAACACGCTCGGGGTGATCTACATCGTCGAGGCGGGAAACCAGATCCACTCCGTCGCCGATCTGAAAGGCAAGACGATCTTCGCAAGCGGCAAGGGAGCCACCCCGGAATACGGCCTGAACTACGTGCTCCGCGCCAACGGGCTGGAACCAGGGCAAGGACGTGACCATTGA
- a CDS encoding ABC transporter permease subunit, with translation MMRSTTTSSKTKNTLTRIGSVLFWLLVWEVAARAIGEEIILVSPVRVITNLSHMVVTAPFWSAVGFSFLRIAGGFFLATILGMILAALAYVATPVRILLSPLMKAIKAIPVASFIILVLLWVPSRNLSICISFLMVFPIIYTNVLEGLDATSAELIEMADLFRIPPAKRITSIYLSQVMPFFRSACSLGLGLAWKSGIAAEVIGIPVGSMGENLYQAKVFLDTPDLFSWTLVIVLVSVLFEHVVLALIDRAVQALERA, from the coding sequence ATGATGCGTTCTACTACCACAAGTAGCAAGACGAAGAACACGCTGACCCGCATCGGGTCAGTGCTGTTCTGGCTCCTCGTCTGGGAGGTGGCCGCCCGAGCCATCGGGGAGGAGATCATCCTCGTCTCCCCGGTCCGGGTGATCACCAACCTGTCCCACATGGTGGTGACGGCCCCCTTCTGGAGCGCCGTCGGCTTTTCGTTCCTCCGGATCGCCGGTGGATTCTTCCTTGCCACCATTCTGGGCATGATCCTTGCCGCTCTGGCCTATGTGGCCACCCCGGTGAGAATCCTCCTCTCCCCTCTGATGAAGGCCATCAAAGCCATCCCGGTGGCCAGCTTCATCATTTTGGTGCTTCTCTGGGTGCCATCGCGGAACCTGTCCATCTGCATCTCGTTCTTGATGGTCTTCCCCATCATCTACACCAACGTGCTGGAAGGACTGGACGCCACCAGTGCGGAACTGATTGAGATGGCCGATCTGTTCCGTATCCCCCCGGCAAAACGCATCACCTCGATCTATCTCTCCCAAGTGATGCCGTTCTTCCGCAGCGCCTGCTCGCTGGGGTTGGGACTTGCCTGGAAGAGTGGCATCGCCGCCGAGGTGATCGGCATCCCGGTCGGCTCGATGGGAGAAAACCTGTACCAGGCCAAGGTGTTCCTGGATACCCCGGATCTGTTTTCCTGGACGTTGGTCATCGTCCTGGTCTCCGTGCTGTTTGAGCACGTGGTGCTCGCCTTGATCGACCGTGCCGTCCAGGCATTGGAGCGCGCATGA
- a CDS encoding ATP-binding cassette domain-containing protein, whose translation MTYSITLTKRFGEHVIFQDKHVEIQQAAVTTIVGPSGCGKTTLLRMLMGFEDPDDSDIASLSGLRLSAVFQEDRLCENLSALSNIRLVCPDKAKILSALDAVGLTGSLKQPVRVFSGGMKRRVALVRALLADYDLLLLDEPFKGLDQETKEGVIAFTRKMTTGKTVLLVTHDEREAQLMGSVSTVTLP comes from the coding sequence ATGACCTATTCCATCACCCTTACCAAACGCTTTGGAGAGCATGTGATCTTCCAGGACAAGCATGTGGAAATCCAACAAGCTGCCGTCACGACGATCGTCGGCCCGTCCGGTTGCGGCAAGACGACGCTCCTCAGGATGCTGATGGGCTTCGAGGATCCTGACGACAGCGACATCGCTTCGCTCTCCGGCCTCAGGCTTTCCGCAGTCTTCCAGGAAGACCGTCTGTGCGAGAACCTCTCCGCCCTTTCCAACATCCGCCTGGTCTGTCCAGACAAGGCAAAGATTCTCTCCGCCCTGGACGCCGTCGGTCTGACCGGTTCGCTGAAACAACCGGTCCGGGTTTTCTCCGGTGGCATGAAGCGGCGCGTCGCGTTGGTCCGGGCGCTCCTTGCCGACTACGACCTCTTGCTGCTTGACGAACCGTTCAAAGGGCTGGATCAGGAAACCAAGGAAGGGGTGATCGCCTTCACCCGGAAGATGACCACCGGCAAAACGGTGCTCCTCGTCACCCACGACGAGCGGGAAGCGCAATTGATGGGCTCCGTCTCGACCGTTACCCTTCCCTGA